The window catACTAGTTCTTAATAGtttcaacttatttttttatattttaattattattcacaTTAAATGCTCAGgtacttttgtttttatttatacacaTATTCACTAGAATTAGTCTaacattgtttttaattaattaagacttAAAATCATAATCAAACTAGCCCATCatcttgtttttataaatttttgaagaaTTGGGTTGTTTCTCATATACATCATGTAAACATGGACTAGCTTGTGTATTAATTGATTATTCAACAATTTTTAACCTAATCTTCCTCTAGACGACCAGTAGATTTAAATGTAGGCTAATTAAATGCGCATTATTctatcatttcaattttttaaggGATATTTATAACCTATTAATATTaacacattaaaaatattttaatttaaagaggTCATGTTAACCACCCAAAAATTTACATGCTGTTTTTCTGTCTAATTTTTTTACTAAGGttataagttaattatatatatatttggcatttttaaatttatttgttgaaaacgACCATATAAAAGGAGAAGTTTGAAAAATCTTTGTTAGGTTTTTAGTCTAATCAAAAGTGCTGCAATTGAAAAGTCAACATTtcccattaattaattaattaattaattaataaatggaGTGGGTTCCCTTTGTTTGTGTATACTTTTATGATCCActagtatataaattattaataattaatttgtatttataaatgatttagtgatgagttatatatatatgtattgaaAGTCCACCAGTTAGTTTGAGTCTGCGCGGTCAAAGTAGAAAATCTTAGtgtaaagaaaaaagaaagaaagaagcaTGGAATCTAAAGAcccaaatattttgtataataataatcataatatataatgaaattgaGAGGAAAGTCGACAAAAGCCATCCTTTTCATGGACGAGCAAATATCATTTAAACAAAGACCGTCAACtcctttataataataataataatatctctGTGTTTCTTCATCCacccatcttcttcttctgctgCTGCGAAACACCTCTTTAAAGGTTAGAGTTTACTTATAATTATCAATTGTTTTTaccaatattattaataatatatttctgTTAAATGAAATCATGATTTGACGATGATACGATGGATTTGGCAATATTAAATCATATCAATATTTATGATCTTTGCATGGCTAATAAAAGATTCTATatccaaatatataatatcttctGTTAATTTCATGAGTATTTGATCTCTCAGATTCATCGATTACTTACGGAGAAATTATTAAGGTTCTGACTAGGGATCTAATTAAGTAATTAGTAAGGTAGTGAATGATGAGGAATGGTGGTGGTGGGCCTTCTAATGCTAATGGTATCCCTCCCGGTGTTTTGGAGAAGATGATGGAGCTTTGCCCTGAATATGGAGATCTTGATTACGATGAACTCTTAGAGCATCAGGTAAGTGTTTTTCTGTATGTTGAAATTTGAATGAATGGCTATgataatgaatgaatgaatggatGGAACAGGAAAGTGTGTACCAATCACTGAAAGGAATTGAGAGCAGCAGCAGcacaaaattaaacaaaaacgaTGAATTGATTGATTCACAACTAGCTTTGGATGAAGCTTTAGCTATAGCATTGCAGGATATGGAGAATCAACTTGAACATTTTAGtctatattcttcttcttctactggTAAACCCTAGCTAATTAAAtcccataaataaatattaattaacatcactctcaattttatctaataaataattcttcAGAACATGAAAATGGCCCTTCACAAGAACCAAATAACCAtgtccaccaccaccaccaccaccacccagaagaagaagaacaacaaaCGGCTGCCACTGTTGTAATTCAGAACAGCTAGCCCTTAgaattgattttgtttatatatgcATATTATTAAGTCAAAATTAATTTCTGTTGTGAATACACAGGGTGCAGATCATGTCGGTGAAGATGGTATTGATCCAGATAACATGAGTTAtgaggtaataataataataataataatattataagaaagaatgaattgaattgaattgaattttggttgttgtttttgttaggaACTGCAATCACTTGGGGAAGCTGTAGGTACAGAGAACAGAGGACTATCAAAAAAGGCCATATCCAAACTCAAAACAACCAAGTTTGGCAGCTCCTCCTCTGGTGGTGGCGGACGTTGGTTATTCAAGAAACAAACTaaggaaaaggaagaagaagaaaaagaaaaagagtaaACACATTAACAATAATCGACAATCctcctgttttttttttttatttttattttgggacattaattaattatgatgttTTTGTTAAACAGTTGCCCTATATGTTGCATGGCGTACAAAGAAGGAGAGAAGCTTACAATTTTACCTTGTAAACATTTGTATCATACCCATTGTATCAATACTTGGCTCATGAAAAGAAAGGTACGTATCATACCCCCATTATATATTAAGCCTAGcttgtattatatttatttgaagtaACACGAagggtattttaattaattgtacattaactgaaaatatttttattttttctaaatcaaAATGCAGAACTGCCCTCTTTGTAAGCGGGAGATTCACTAGGAGCAATGCCATCATATTTACCAATAAGACTTTGTAGTCTGGATgacccaaaatattttgtacATGGATCTAACtagatttgatttgttttgtttgttttatattattatcattgtagtCTACTAAAAATAACTCCATGATATATATTTCTTCTCATATAGTGCTTATGTTGATGCTAAACATTTTGTATTATTGAAttccttgttttttttattaatacacaTTCCTAATGACAATGACCATGGAAATTGATGGCATACATATATATCGATAGATAGCTCTCTTagatttaagttttatttatcaaattatttattattttttatttttactcacTCCTCTCCGTTTTAAATATGAttatgagaaaaagaaagacaaGTTAATTAATGATCATAATAACCAATTTGGAGTCGCGCTCTTACGGGTTATTTATAAACCTAAAATACAAAAGGCCCATAGTATATAGAGGCCCAAATTACTACTCTACTCTAAAGACTCTAAAGGAGCCTACAAAAATTAAGGCTCAATGCTATCCCACACTCCACAGTCGTCACCTAATTTAAACACGGAAGCCCACGTCGGAAATAAAAATGGGTTGTAAATCGGTgataaattatcaattttggtccatttaaagtatttattcttataaattcgtaaaatcgacaatttatacaaaattattataatatattattattattatacaattgaatataaaatgatttaaaatataaaaatacaaaatcatttACAAAAATACGAGCATATTTGCCCTCACTCAATATACATTGATCATACATATCCTAAGTTTGAACCATTATAAATACTTTTTGGATGAGTATATAACAAATTCCATTGAACTTTTTTGTAAGTTagaattatataatgtttttttatataattttgtagatcagtcaataaaaataaatggatGAAGAATTTTTAccagataatt is drawn from Impatiens glandulifera chromosome 3, dImpGla2.1, whole genome shotgun sequence and contains these coding sequences:
- the LOC124932902 gene encoding E3 ubiquitin-protein ligase BIG BROTHER-like, whose amino-acid sequence is MMRNGGGGPSNANGIPPGVLEKMMELCPEYGDLDYDELLEHQESVYQSLKGIESSSSTKLNKNDELIDSQLALDEALAIALQDMENQLEHFSLYSSSSTEHENGPSQEPNNHVHHHHHHHPEEEEQQTAATVGADHVGEDGIDPDNMSYEELQSLGEAVGTENRGLSKKAISKLKTTKFGSSSSGGGGRWLFKKQTKEKEEEEKEKDCPICCMAYKEGEKLTILPCKHLYHTHCINTWLMKRKNCPLCKREIH